The following are from one region of the Thermosinus carboxydivorans Nor1 genome:
- a CDS encoding nucleotidyltransferase family protein — translation MKFGLPERVVQAMVKELQRRETVSRAVIFGSRARGDYKYNSDIDIAVYCEGSFPPGLRSDLDEAAGIYKIDVVDMNGPVAEKLRQKIEEQGIEIYRRNE, via the coding sequence ATGAAGTTTGGCTTGCCGGAACGTGTTGTGCAAGCAATGGTCAAAGAACTTCAGCGGCGGGAAACGGTAAGCCGGGCGGTCATTTTTGGCTCGCGCGCCCGGGGCGATTATAAATACAATTCCGATATAGATATCGCCGTGTATTGCGAAGGAAGTTTCCCGCCAGGGCTGCGGTCGGATTTGGATGAAGCGGCAGGGATTTATAAGATCGATGTTGTTGATATGAATGGCCCGGTGGCGGAAAAACTGCGGCAAAAGATTGAGGAGCAGGGAATAGAGATTTATCGGCGGAATGAGTAA
- a CDS encoding response regulator has translation MPINILVADDHALLRQGIKNVLALENDFAVIGEAGDGEETLRKAAELAPDVILLDINMPRLNGLEVTKRLRDSHPQIKVLILTIHDDDNYVVEVIKAGAAGYLLKDVEPSMLVAAIRAVYEGESFIYPTLAKRLLDETIRRGEKKKQESAVQPARRGEERLTYRELEVLQLVAQGLSNSEIAQKLYLSEKTVKNHLTNIFRKINVTDRTQALIYAIRHKIVVLEE, from the coding sequence ATGCCGATTAATATCTTAGTTGCCGACGACCATGCGCTGCTGAGGCAAGGCATCAAAAACGTGCTGGCGCTGGAAAACGATTTTGCCGTTATCGGCGAAGCCGGCGACGGGGAAGAGACGCTGCGCAAAGCGGCCGAACTGGCGCCTGACGTTATCCTGCTGGACATCAACATGCCGCGGCTGAACGGGCTGGAGGTGACCAAACGCCTCCGCGACAGCCACCCCCAGATTAAGGTGCTCATTCTCACCATCCATGACGACGACAACTATGTCGTGGAGGTTATTAAAGCCGGCGCGGCCGGTTATCTGCTCAAGGACGTCGAACCCAGCATGCTGGTGGCGGCCATCCGCGCCGTCTATGAAGGCGAGTCCTTCATCTATCCTACGCTGGCCAAGAGATTGCTTGATGAGACTATTCGCCGTGGCGAAAAGAAAAAACAGGAGTCTGCCGTGCAGCCGGCGCGGCGCGGCGAAGAGCGCCTGACCTACCGCGAACTGGAAGTGCTGCAACTCGTCGCTCAGGGCCTGAGCAACAGTGAAATCGCCCAGAAGCTTTACTTAAGCGAAAAGACGGTGAAAAACCACTTGACCAATATCTTCCGGAAGATCAATGTTACCGACCGGACGCAGGCGCTTATTTACGCGATCAGGCATAAGATCGTCGTTTTGGAAGAATAG
- a CDS encoding secretin N-terminal domain-containing protein, with protein MKYEVRGKWKVVRKVWGRVASGLCLLMLCLLLVMPPALAAGPMVNMNVTDAEVRDVLTALASVGRVSIVADDSVTGKITIQLRNIPFETALDLVTKTKGLTYYKTGNVIVVASADKLSKGFGSVQIIKLKYARADEVKKSLALVIPDERLKVDEATNSLVFSGSPAESEALRQALAELDVPYEQVSLEAQVVAINRNAAKDLGFDWQWSGLPANTEFDSTSGTTKTTREYPGVIKFGKAYDGTPYEFTFQAKLSALITSGEAKLLAKPKITTINGKEAKILIGDRIPVLVERTENGKTTTTIEYIDAGIKLTYTPRINADGYITAAVHTEVSTPTLVPEMKAYRVTTREATTNVRMKDGDTMVIGGLISNEESGGKNRVPLLSDLPVLGKLFESVHKTKNETEVVIFLTARIVK; from the coding sequence ATGAAGTATGAGGTAAGGGGGAAGTGGAAAGTGGTAAGGAAGGTGTGGGGGCGGGTGGCCAGTGGGTTGTGCCTGCTGATGCTTTGCCTGCTGCTGGTTATGCCGCCTGCACTGGCGGCCGGGCCGATGGTCAACATGAACGTCACCGACGCCGAAGTGCGGGACGTGCTGACAGCGTTGGCCAGTGTGGGGCGGGTAAGCATTGTCGCCGACGACTCGGTGACCGGCAAAATTACGATACAACTGCGCAATATTCCCTTCGAGACGGCCCTGGACCTGGTGACCAAAACGAAGGGGCTGACCTACTATAAAACCGGCAATGTCATCGTTGTCGCTTCCGCCGACAAGCTGAGCAAAGGGTTTGGGTCGGTCCAGATTATCAAGCTCAAGTACGCGCGGGCTGACGAGGTAAAAAAGTCCTTGGCGCTTGTTATCCCCGACGAGCGCCTGAAAGTGGACGAGGCCACCAATTCCCTGGTATTTAGCGGTTCGCCGGCGGAAAGCGAAGCCTTGCGCCAAGCCTTGGCCGAGCTGGATGTCCCGTACGAGCAGGTATCGCTGGAGGCCCAGGTGGTCGCCATCAACAGAAATGCGGCCAAAGACCTGGGGTTCGACTGGCAGTGGTCAGGTCTGCCGGCCAATACGGAATTTGACAGTACTAGCGGGACGACCAAAACGACGCGGGAGTATCCCGGCGTTATCAAGTTCGGCAAGGCGTATGATGGCACTCCCTACGAATTCACCTTCCAGGCCAAGCTGAGCGCCCTCATAACAAGCGGCGAGGCCAAACTTCTGGCCAAGCCGAAGATCACGACCATTAACGGCAAGGAAGCCAAAATCCTCATCGGCGACCGTATCCCGGTCCTGGTCGAGCGGACAGAGAACGGCAAAACGACCACGACCATTGAATATATCGACGCCGGCATCAAACTGACCTATACGCCGCGTATTAATGCCGACGGCTACATTACCGCCGCCGTCCACACCGAAGTCAGCACGCCCACGCTGGTGCCGGAGATGAAGGCTTACCGCGTCACCACCCGCGAGGCCACGACCAATGTGCGCATGAAAGACGGCGACACGATGGTCATCGGCGGTCTCATCAGCAACGAGGAGTCGGGCGGGAAAAACCGCGTGCCGCTGCTCAGCGACCTGCCGGTGCTGGGCAAATTGTTCGAGAGCGTGCATAAGACGAAAAACGAGACGGAAGTGGTTATTTTCCTGACGGCGAGGATTGTGAAGTAG
- a CDS encoding glycosyltransferase family protein, with translation MFFSYTASVVLVSLALYGLWCFLKDLWDWYLAPHIFRPPGVTFLILVKNAEQEIEYLLRYLIRELETADIDADAVVVDCGSTDLTLAIIERLTAEAETVTVLPLPASAKPVAEALPLCRGQVVHVLDLVSRLRGEDFLVAVCALLRSAGRTSAARNWRAGG, from the coding sequence TTGTTTTTTTCCTATACGGCGAGCGTGGTCTTAGTGTCCCTGGCGCTGTACGGGCTGTGGTGCTTCCTGAAAGACCTGTGGGACTGGTATTTGGCGCCGCATATCTTTCGCCCGCCCGGCGTGACTTTCCTCATCCTGGTAAAAAATGCCGAGCAGGAGATCGAATACTTGCTGCGCTACCTGATTCGTGAACTGGAAACGGCTGACATAGATGCTGACGCCGTGGTCGTCGACTGCGGTTCAACCGACCTCACCCTGGCCATTATTGAGCGGCTGACGGCCGAAGCCGAGACGGTGACGGTTTTGCCCTTACCGGCGAGCGCCAAGCCGGTCGCCGAAGCGCTGCCGCTTTGCCGGGGACAGGTTGTCCATGTCCTCGACCTGGTTAGCCGGCTGCGCGGCGAGGATTTCCTCGTGGCCGTCTGCGCCCTGCTGCGCAGCGCCGGCCGGACGTCAGCCGCTCGGAACTGGCGCGCTGGCGGCTAG
- a CDS encoding acyl-CoA dehydratase activase-related protein: MTMRIGIPRGLLYYQYGSLWERFLSELGAEVIVTGETTKATLDYGSALDEVCLPVKVYFGHVCDLCRQGVDALFTPRLVSVAAGQYTCPKIIGMPDMLRSNLPNLPPLIDCSVNLRRGARSLYQAIVGVGRLLGKGSLPTIAAWYRAWRYIHSIVPAASMPPQRRRVGLIAHPYLIHDRQISMRVLQRLQQLGVAVVTPDAVAARRAAAAAKTLGKKIFWSNSAHMAGAALSLMHEAPPVDGIIFMSSFACGPDALVGELISQRAHNRNIPCMLLTLDEHTAEAGFVTRLEAFTDMLLRRKLS; encoded by the coding sequence ATGACCATGCGCATTGGCATCCCGCGCGGGCTTTTATATTACCAGTACGGCAGCCTGTGGGAGCGCTTTTTAAGCGAACTGGGGGCCGAGGTAATCGTTACCGGCGAGACTACCAAAGCCACCCTTGATTATGGCAGCGCCCTTGATGAGGTATGCCTGCCGGTCAAAGTGTATTTCGGCCATGTCTGCGACCTGTGCCGCCAGGGCGTAGATGCCCTGTTTACCCCCAGGCTGGTGAGCGTGGCCGCCGGCCAATACACCTGCCCTAAAATCATCGGTATGCCAGACATGCTCCGCAGCAATCTGCCCAACCTCCCGCCGCTTATCGACTGCTCCGTCAACCTGCGGCGCGGCGCCCGCAGCTTGTACCAGGCCATTGTTGGCGTAGGCCGCCTGCTGGGTAAAGGTTCGCTGCCAACCATCGCCGCCTGGTACCGTGCCTGGCGGTATATTCACAGTATCGTTCCTGCAGCCAGCATGCCGCCGCAAAGGCGGCGCGTCGGCCTCATCGCCCACCCCTATCTCATCCATGACCGGCAAATCAGTATGCGCGTGTTGCAGCGACTCCAGCAGCTGGGCGTGGCCGTTGTCACCCCGGATGCGGTTGCTGCCCGCCGGGCGGCCGCGGCCGCTAAAACACTTGGCAAGAAAATTTTTTGGTCAAACAGCGCCCACATGGCCGGCGCCGCCCTCAGCCTGATGCACGAGGCACCACCGGTGGACGGCATCATTTTTATGAGCTCCTTTGCCTGCGGCCCCGACGCCCTGGTCGGCGAACTAATCAGCCAGCGTGCCCACAACCGGAACATCCCCTGCATGCTGCTCACCCTGGATGAACACACGGCCGAAGCGGGCTTTGTCACCCGGTTGGAGGCGTTTACCGATATGCTGCTACGGAGGAAACTGTCATGA
- a CDS encoding nucleotidyltransferase substrate binding protein has product MNIERLSERAKEYQKAVRRLQEALAEDLSNILVYDGVIQRFEFTYELAWKLIKAYLEYEGIADVKSPRAAFKEAFTAGLIDNGEIWLEMIDDRNLTAHTYNEENAKQIYAKVKEKYFPQFATLANKIAEAVK; this is encoded by the coding sequence GTGAACATTGAGCGATTAAGTGAACGGGCGAAGGAATACCAAAAAGCGGTGCGGCGGCTCCAAGAGGCATTGGCCGAAGATTTATCCAATATCTTAGTTTATGACGGGGTTATTCAGCGTTTTGAATTTACCTATGAACTGGCTTGGAAGCTTATAAAGGCATATCTAGAGTATGAAGGAATCGCTGATGTCAAGTCGCCGCGCGCGGCTTTTAAGGAGGCTTTTACGGCAGGGCTGATTGATAACGGCGAGATTTGGCTGGAGATGATCGACGACCGCAATTTGACGGCCCACACTTATAATGAAGAGAATGCAAAACAGATTTATGCCAAAGTCAAGGAAAAGTATTTTCCCCAGTTCGCTACCTTGGCAAATAAGATAGCGGAGGCGGTCAAATGA
- a CDS encoding IS110 family RNA-guided transposase: MSNNVQVVYERCCGLDIHKRKIEACALVGEKMRRNSFGTTSEQLHKLADWLKKHEVEIVAMESTGVYWKPVINVLEAEGIKAIIVNAQHIKNVPGRKTDVKDAEWIASLLRHGLLKPSFIPERRQREMREITRLRTSKIQERAREIQRLQKFLEGCNIKLSSVVSDINGVTAKEIIKAIAAGVNDPKKLAEISRGRLSASQEELETALDGIVSPDIRALIQIQLEAIEALDKQIASLDLMMERIEREDENFKQALELIDTIPGIGKRIAQVILAEIGLDMSRFPSAKHVSAWSGLAPGNNESAGKRRSGKAKPGNPQLRSQLVQAAHTIARMKNCYLSSLYHRIAARRGKKRAAVAVAHAIIVIVYHMLIRKEPYKELGENYLSEQMRRSKIKSLVNLVKNIKKLDDDVQFIISDQSIRIIIGEEVKEFSMTG, from the coding sequence ATGAGTAACAATGTCCAGGTAGTTTATGAGCGGTGTTGCGGGTTAGACATTCACAAACGCAAAATTGAAGCCTGTGCCCTGGTAGGCGAAAAAATGCGGCGCAACAGTTTCGGCACTACGTCAGAACAGTTGCACAAACTTGCCGATTGGTTAAAAAAACATGAGGTTGAAATCGTAGCAATGGAAAGCACCGGTGTTTACTGGAAGCCGGTTATCAACGTTCTGGAAGCCGAAGGAATAAAAGCGATAATAGTCAATGCTCAGCACATTAAAAACGTACCTGGACGAAAAACCGATGTTAAAGATGCCGAGTGGATAGCTTCGCTTCTTCGCCATGGACTACTAAAACCAAGCTTCATTCCCGAGCGCAGGCAACGGGAAATGCGGGAAATCACAAGATTACGCACCTCTAAAATTCAAGAACGCGCCCGTGAAATCCAACGGCTGCAAAAATTCTTGGAAGGCTGCAACATAAAATTGTCATCAGTGGTAAGCGATATAAACGGCGTAACGGCGAAAGAAATCATCAAAGCAATTGCTGCCGGCGTAAATGACCCCAAAAAACTGGCTGAAATATCTCGTGGTCGGCTAAGTGCTTCCCAGGAAGAACTTGAAACTGCCCTAGACGGAATAGTAAGCCCTGACATTCGCGCTCTAATCCAGATCCAACTTGAAGCTATTGAAGCCTTAGACAAACAAATAGCATCACTAGACTTGATGATGGAAAGGATAGAGCGAGAAGACGAAAATTTTAAGCAAGCCCTGGAGCTAATAGATACAATCCCGGGAATAGGGAAACGGATTGCCCAAGTAATATTGGCAGAAATAGGACTTGACATGAGCCGGTTCCCAAGCGCCAAACATGTGTCCGCATGGTCTGGTCTAGCTCCAGGGAACAACGAAAGTGCCGGAAAGCGAAGATCTGGGAAAGCAAAGCCGGGCAATCCACAGCTTAGGTCGCAGCTAGTTCAGGCGGCCCACACGATAGCGCGGATGAAAAACTGTTATTTATCGTCGTTATATCACCGAATAGCAGCCAGAAGAGGTAAAAAACGAGCAGCAGTCGCAGTAGCACATGCGATTATTGTAATCGTTTACCACATGCTTATTCGCAAAGAACCGTATAAGGAGCTTGGGGAAAACTATTTGTCGGAACAAATGCGTCGCAGCAAAATTAAAAGTTTAGTTAACCTTGTTAAAAACATAAAGAAACTGGACGACGATGTTCAGTTCATTATTAGCGACCAAAGTATTCGGATAATAATTGGCGAAGAAGTAAAAGAGTTCTCAATGACAGGTTGA